AGACAACGGAACCAGTAAATACTGGTTGATGAGATAGCTGCAAGTTGATGCGAGGGTCAGAACGAAAGTCGTGGCCAATGACATGCCAATAGCGGTTTCAAGCTTATTGGAAACCCCCATAAAGGGACACAAGCCAAGAAATTTGACTAGGACGAAATTGTTGACCAGTACTGTGCCGACCAATAGCAGCAGGTATTCACTCATGCAGGCGGTGTTACCTTGGCATCTTAATGATTGAAAGTGGGCGTATTATCCGCTTTTGACACGCGCTTAACAACCGCCCCATCGTGGGGTTTTATATTGCTCGTTTTTCAACCTTTGGATGCTAATTTACGCTTTGCCTAAGGTGGCTTTTACTCTAGGATCCGCCAGTCAATTAAGTTTAGGCTATTTTCATGAATCACAGATTACCCTCGTTCGCGTTGATCCTGGCGATGCTGCTTTGGGGGAGCTCGTTTATTGCGTTGAAGTATGCCATTAATGAGATGCATCCTGTATGGGTGATCTTTGGCCGAATGCTGTTAGCAACGTTCTGTTTTGCTTTGGTATTTAAAGTTGTGATGAAGTTTCGTTATCAAGCCGGTGATTGGAAACGCCTCGCCATCATGTCGCTGTGTGAACCTTGCCTCTACTTTGTACTGGAGGGAGAAGCGATGCGCCATACCTCTGCCGGGCAAGCTGGCATGATCACCGCCTTATTACCGCTATTGGTGGCAGTGATGGCTTGGTTTAGTGTCGGTGAACGGGTTAATCGAAATATGATCATCGGCTTTGCTACTGCTATTGCCGGCGTGCTCTGGTTGACTCTGGCGGGAACAGCGGATGCCCATGCGCCCAATGCATTATGGGGCAACTTTCTTGAATTTCTGGCAATGATATGTGCTGCTATCTATAGCATTAACTTGAAGCACCTTAGCAGTCGCTATCCAGCGTTGACGTTAACGGCTTTTCAAGCCTTCTGTGGGGCGATATTTTTTGCGCCAATGCTATTTTGGGTGCCAATACCAGAGAGTGTAAGCGGTCAAGCGTTGTTGGCTATCGTATATTTAGGCGTGGTGGTGACTTTAGGTGCGTATTTGCTATACAACTACGCGATATCTAAAGTTAAAGTGACCGCCGCAGCAGGCTATGTCAACTTGATCCCCGTGTTTAGCTTGCTGTTTGCTTATTTGCTTTTAGGCGAACGTTTAAATGGCCAACAAATGGTCGCGGCAGGCGTTATTATTTTGGGTGTGGTGATCAGTCAATGGCGCATTAAGGAGAGCGCTGATGCCGTTGGAAAAATCATTGAAGATGAAAACAATACTGCGATTGTTGCTGTAAAAGGCTAAGCTAAATCAGAAAGATAGACTTGGTATACCTGACTGAGCGGTAATTACAAATATGAAAGTAGGCATCATAGGTACGTCTTGGGGTCGAGTGCATGTTGGCACCTTTAGAGAGGCTGGACATGAGATCGCTGCCATTATGGGCGTCAGCCCTGAAGGCACGGCACGTGTGGCCAGCGAAGAGGGGATCCCGGTTGCTGCCACTGATGTTAACCAGTTAGATCATTGTGACATTATCGTTGTTGCATCTCCTACCGCGACGCATTTGGGGTATCTCAAACACTTCTCTGACCGCCCCGTGTTGTGTGAAAAGCCGCTATCTGGTGCGCGGATTGAGCCTGGAGCGTTGGCTGGGCTAGGACGCTTTCCCACTTTTGTAAATTATCCTTTTAGTTTTCTACAGACGGCATCTGTGATCAATGAACAGCTCGCTGGTAACGGGCTTGGCCCGTTGTCTCGCGCCATATTATCGGTTGGCAGTCGCTTTCCTATGGAGAAAACCCCGGTGGGTTGGTTCCTCGATATCGTTGCTCATCCGCTCTCCTATTTGATCCATAGCCTTGGTCCATTCACGCTGCTTCACCATCATATTGGTGAGGGGATAAGCAATGTCAGCGTATTGTTGGAAAATGAAGGGTTGATGTTAGATGCCCAGCAATACCGATTGCCAGAGACTGGGATCCAGATACATCTCACTTTGGTGGGTGAGCAGAAGCGTTTAGAGTTAAGTGGTGGCTTTCGTCCGGGGGATAACTGGCGATTTAATCCGGTACTCGTCGATGGTCAAGCGGTAAATGATGGCGAATGGAATGAGAGAGATATCTGGTATAGCGCAAATTGTCGAGTGGTTGAGCAGTTTGTCGATGTGATCAGTGGTCGTTTGAAGCACGTTGACGCGTTAGCGAATGGCTTGTTTGATCTGCCGAAAGCGGCGCAATTGGAGCGTTCATTAGACGGATTACTGGCGCAAGAGTAGCTGAAACCTCGCTACTCTTGCTTTTATTATCTTGGTTGCTTTGTTCTATTCGGCGTTAGAGATCGGAACTGCGCGATGAATATATTGCCCCTGAATACCGTCTACAAACATCCCTTCAAGTACGTATTTCTGCTCTTGTGATTCAACGCCGCTTGCAATCACTTTGACACTAAGCCGATGGGCAATATCGATAATCAGGCGCAAGAAATACTGAATATTTCGATCATGTTCTATCTCGTCCATATAGCTCTTATCGATTTTTACATAGTCAGGTTTCAGATCTTTAAAGAACTTAAATGAGGTCATACCTAAGCCAAATTGTTTTACTGTGACCTTGGCACCCGTGCGGTGAATGACATCGATAAAACGGCGGCTTGATTTTAGATCTCTTTGCAGGCCTTGCTCAGTCACTTCAAAGGTTAACCTTTGTGCCAGCTTACCGTGTTTGCCCAACATCCTTTCAATCCAAACCAAAAACGAGGAGTCGTGAGCAGAGGTTACAGAGACATTGATACCGTAATATTCGTCACCACCACGCTTTTTGATCAACGCCAAGATGGCGGCAATAACGGCTTTATCTAGCTCGGTTGAAAGCTGTAATCGTTCTGCCATTGAGTATGCTGAGCGGTAGGGCAGTTCGTCGCCATTGGTATTGGTGAAACGCGGGGTAATCGCAGAGTATATTTTGCCT
The window above is part of the Corallincola holothuriorum genome. Proteins encoded here:
- a CDS encoding DMT family transporter, giving the protein MNHRLPSFALILAMLLWGSSFIALKYAINEMHPVWVIFGRMLLATFCFALVFKVVMKFRYQAGDWKRLAIMSLCEPCLYFVLEGEAMRHTSAGQAGMITALLPLLVAVMAWFSVGERVNRNMIIGFATAIAGVLWLTLAGTADAHAPNALWGNFLEFLAMICAAIYSINLKHLSSRYPALTLTAFQAFCGAIFFAPMLFWVPIPESVSGQALLAIVYLGVVVTLGAYLLYNYAISKVKVTAAAGYVNLIPVFSLLFAYLLLGERLNGQQMVAAGVIILGVVISQWRIKESADAVGKIIEDENNTAIVAVKG
- a CDS encoding Gfo/Idh/MocA family oxidoreductase; amino-acid sequence: MKVGIIGTSWGRVHVGTFREAGHEIAAIMGVSPEGTARVASEEGIPVAATDVNQLDHCDIIVVASPTATHLGYLKHFSDRPVLCEKPLSGARIEPGALAGLGRFPTFVNYPFSFLQTASVINEQLAGNGLGPLSRAILSVGSRFPMEKTPVGWFLDIVAHPLSYLIHSLGPFTLLHHHIGEGISNVSVLLENEGLMLDAQQYRLPETGIQIHLTLVGEQKRLELSGGFRPGDNWRFNPVLVDGQAVNDGEWNERDIWYSANCRVVEQFVDVISGRLKHVDALANGLFDLPKAAQLERSLDGLLAQE